Below is a genomic region from Salmo trutta chromosome 19, fSalTru1.1, whole genome shotgun sequence.
ccacccaaaggacatccagccagcttgacataactgtgggaagcattgaatcAACatggccagcattcctgtggaatgctttcggcaccctgtagagtccatgcctcgacgAATTGAGGGTGTTTTGAAGGCAAAAGGGCGGGGGAggggtgcaactcagtattaggaaggttgTGACgccagttgtgaggccggttggacgtactgctaaattctctaaaacaatgtttgaggcagcttatggtagagaaattaacattaaattatctggcaacaggtctggtggacattccttcagtcagcatgccaattgcacgctccctcagaacttgagacatctgtggcattgtgttgtgtggcaactGCACatgttagagtggccttttgtccccagcacaaggtgcacctgtgtaatgatcaagctCTTCAATCTgctacttgatatgccacacctgtcaggtgaatggattatcttggcaaaggatatgTGCGCTCACTAACAGCGATGTAAACACATTtatgcacacaatttgagagaaataagctttttgtgcatatgcaacatttctgggatgttttattttagctcatgaaacactggaccaacacttaacatgttgcgtttatatttttgtttagtgtttcatgctgaaaccctcatacacCATTGCTATTGACTATgttgatgtttttttatttaggataatgtttaacaactttgtcattctatttttaAATCTTATTcaattatttaatatattttacatgtgataaaggcacacagagggacagagattattagacacctgtgataatctgaagtacccaaaagggccactagatgtcttaTTATAGATGACATAAAATCCTTGAACTGATACCAAAATTCtagtagtttactggtaaacttggAAAGTtttcagtaatataccctccctttgcaaccctaggtaTACCTCTGTTATTCCAGTCCTGCAGCGGGGACTGTGTGGAGGCCTTGGACGTCTTCCTGGGCTGATTGGGCCGGCTGCCCTTCTGCTGCAGGAAGCGGCGACTGTTCCTGCGGTACGTGTCCTGGCTGATGCGCTGGCGCCCTTTGCTGTGAATACTTTGTGCATTGCGGATTGTTGAACTGAAAGCCAAAAGGAAATGTGTAAAGAGGAAATGAGAAGTTAAAAGAAAACGTTAAAAAGAGAAGTATCAATAGAGGAAAGACTAGGTACTCGTCTTTGTCTGAGTTTTTATGCTCTCATAACTTTCTTTATCCATAGAGGAAGTCATTTCCTGAAGTTTGTAGTCCTACCGTCTGGGTGGGGGTGTCTGTCTTCTCATCACATGCTCTTCCGACGccatctccttcttctctccAGTTCTGTAGAGAAACATTGAGGGGAAGTGTcccgtctcctctcctttcctagACAATATGCACCCAACAAGCACTTAGAAACACTGTGTGTTTGTGGCTACATGATACAACAGTAGAAAATATGTAAGTTACTACTGATCCAAACAGCTGCCTGActgtggactgactttcatagagacgaatagagagagggaagagtagAAGAGTACAGAATCAGCCAACATACCTGACCACCCACCATCCATCCAGGAGCTTGTGAATGACCTCGATAGTTTCCCCCGTCTCAAGAGTCAGCTCATCATCTTGTGCTGCCTTGTAGGCTTTGGTGGTGATGTAGAGTTCTCCTGTGCGGACAAACACACATTGGAATTATGAGCTCGAAGTCAACGCTTGTCTACCACCTAGAGGAAAGACTTCCCTAACTTCTTAAAGTTTGTTTCGGATTAGGTTGATATTGTACTATGTACACTGCCAACACAAAACTTAACAAATCTCCTGAGACCTCACTGAAAACAGTGTCACGAATCAACAGATATTAgataaaaatgtaaatgactaaaatgtagatagTAAGGCTGgtaattgccagggacctcatgataACCTATTACCACGATACTTAGGTGCAGATACaatatgtattgagattctcacaattctatatgtattgtgattcaatAGTGTGATTTCATtgtgattcgatgttccaaacatattgtcaccatatgtctgctgcagagggacaagagagagccatgagaaaatacgttttgatcaatcatggaaataaaagtgctgaaaacatattggcccactatttaaaaagaaaatggaGAACAGGCTATGAAAGAAAAAcggttttggtgcaggtacagccaactagcgcaaaaataatattgcaatattgtCAAAACTATACGATGtatcgtcaaaaataatatcccgacaTGTAACTATCGATCCCCCCATCATTAGTAGATAGTGACACCATTATCCTCCTGGCTCTTATTTTAGCTGGAGTCCTGACAAGTGGGGAGACTTGCCTGCGTAGTTGGGATCGGCTTCTTCCGACTCCTCTGGTCCATCCAGGGGCTCTAGGTAAGAGGCGGGCACCCAGCCCCGCTTGGTATCACACTGGCAGAACCACCAACCTGCCATGGTAAAGGGGTCAAAGGTCAAGTGAACACTaaggtcatgttcagtagggcatGCAATGTTAAACATTTTTGGGGGTAGGTCCAGGTActctctccctgtttcagtctgttgtcTTCTGTTTTGTGCCTACTGAACATCACCCAGGAGCAGCAATCGGTTAATCAGGGACACCTTAGGGATCACCATGTATGTTGCATTCAGTGCACATTGTCACATGCACACTTTTGTGCCTATCATTTCATGTAAAATGTTCATGGTTCATGCTTGGTGCTGTCATCTAGTGTACACTGAATACAACAGCCTGATATTACAACAACTCAATTTTCAGATGGCTTTGCTCTCTGACTGGGATCATTCTTTGGGTCAGTGATCACTCACCATTCGGGCTTTTCTCCACAATCTCCACCAAGTCTCCAATATGCAGGGTGACCTCATACTTGGAGGTGTGGCTGTAGTCAGCAATCACCCTGTAGCTTTCCAATATGATGGGGCCAGAGATTTCTGAACAGACGACAAAAATTACATCTTTATGGTAGATTTCTTTATAGCAGGACTATAGCACACTAGAGCCCATATTCCCTCAAGTTCGGCTAGAAAAATGTGTCTATTAGTGGGTTAATAAAAAGGGTAAAGACAAGAGACAGGCTCTTACCAGAAGTGTTGTCTCTCGTTTTGTCATTGGACACCACAAAGGTCTCATTTCTTTTTAATCTACATGGGAAACATTGAGAACTCACTTATCAATCCAGAAGTAAAAAGTAATACAGGCTGAGTTTCATTCCAGGAAGCTGTCCACTTCCCTAGTTCATTTCCATTCATGGATCTGATTCAACTGGGTAGGCATAAGCAATAACTCCACTGAGTTTCCGCCATATTGCTTTTCACCCATCCAGTCCTATCAGATCTGGGAAGGGGGTGAACGAGAGAAGACGGAAGGGAACATCTTCCTGGAAAATCTTCCTGGAATGAAACAGGCTGCGTTCCGATTCCTTACCCTTCTCCAGGGGTGTGTTCAGTATGACAGAACGGTGTACAATGTTTAATTCAATGGaaagctggtgggaggagctataggaggaccggCTCGTTGTAAAtgtgtttgatactattccatttattccattccagctattacaatATAGCTCcgtccaccagcctcctctggttcaCTCCCCCGCATGCATTTAGAAGCAATGGATTGGTGCATACATGGCTGGAGGGAGTTGCCACCATATTCCTCATACCAGTCAATTATTTTTAAATCCATAATGGCGAGTGTACGAGTACATATTTCTCGTGTagctcagttgttagagcatggcgcttgcagtgccaggtttgtgggtttgattctcatgggggaccagtacaaaaaaagtattaaaatgtatgcactacTGTAATTCGCTCTGAATAAAAGTgtcgactaaaatgtaaatgtacggAGAAGGGTAGAGAATCAGAACGTAGCTACAGTGTTTACAGATCAGTAGTGAGACTGCTTGTAGTTGTACTGACGGGTGTTGAGCGGGTGGGTTCTCGTCCTCTGGTCGGACCTTGAAGAGGCTGCGTACCAGCTGGCTGCGGGAGATCTTGGGGGGCAGGTTGATGAGAGAACCGCAATATTCAGCCAGAGTGCTCTGCCTGGTCTCTGTGCTCTTTTGGTTGTCCAACCACTTTGGCGCTGAGGAAAGGAGGGACCAAAGGGAATGAGGGACCAAAGGAAAGGGAGAAAACAGAGAACCCCAATTCCTTCAAATGGAATATTCAAAATTGAATACTACAGTGGTGGATGTAGATGTTACATGTTTATCTGTGAAAAACATTATTTAGCACAAAAACAAAACTAACATAAGGACTTTGAGGACAGGGCTCAAGTTTAACGTTGTGTTGATGCAACATGGGGAAGCAGAAGTTGCAAACAAATCTCATGTGGTTTGTCTGCAATTTATCAGGTTTGTCTGCAACTTCTGCTTTCCCATGTTGCATCAACACAACCTTAATAACCACTTGAGCCCTGTTGAGGGAAAGTCCTTGTGTTCGTTAGTTTTGTTTTTGTGCTAAATAATATGGTTTGGATCACAAGTGGTCACAGCCTTTGGATTAAAAACTTGCTGCCTTTAGGGAGAACTGAAAACTACAAAATCTTTGATAAAAATCCAAAGTGTAAAATATGTAATATGCCTGTGTTAAACATACAGTTTTTAAGTGTAAAGTAGAGGTCTTCACGGTCCAAAAAGTTGGACCTGTTCCAAAATGGACCTGTGGCTTTCCCACCCAGATCCTACAcgcataaataaaaaatgtaaattcaGACCCGTTCCAAACGGACGCGAGGACAACGAGACCCGTTCCGTATAgacctggtcaggtctagaccCAGTCTGATCCGAATGTGGGAAGCAGCAGAAAATTCACTTAAGCTCTTTTATTAACTGGAGCTGATAAAGCacgagaggatggagagaggtgcAGCTCTAGCAAGCGGGGGAGTGCCCGTACTATGAGCGAGTGACATTTGGAGCAGGGAGGTAGAGACCAAAACCAACCAAGCCGACTCGCACTATCAGATCCGACCCAGAACCATGATTTCATTTAGAATTAGTTATGGTTTACTGATTAGCATTGTTTAAAAAACGAGAAGTACATTTGTCACATCTGGATTGCAGCAGCAGGTGTTTCCTTATGCAAAGCATTGACtgagaaaaaacacacacacacacacactacctattTTTTGTCTGTTCACCCAAGTGCATTCATCACTTATCTGTATACTTTTTAATGTTTTCAAATGAAGCAAAAAGGCAAAGGAGTGATTCCTCATAAAACCCAGATAAAAAAGGACCATGATTTTGGGCATGTTCACAAAATGTAACCCATAGAATAGTCCTTTTGGAGGAAtgattgttgacatatatttgacattagGTTCTAAAAGCATAATGAGAAATAATTAATAAACTTTAATCAAAGTTGGCATATTTatgacattttggccttacccaggcctcctttaagactccataatgctacaaaacaaaaatgggtgtcatatgaagctttaccACGCTTGCTCTGTAACATGAGTAGTATTTTGATTACAgtaagtttttgtatttttaaataaatgtatgaatATTAAAATATAAAACATGAATATTGAAAATATACCATTTTTGATTTGGCTAATTTGtcaatatattgttgaacatacgggcatatcaaagttccagagtgggatctctgctagTTTGAAAGTTATGGCCCATTTCTTTCTGGAGAAATTGGCATAGTACAATTTTCAACAATATATTGAAAAATCATTTCCCCCAAAATTGttaatatttataatttttttattgaaattGAAATACTACTTATATCACAGAGCAAGCAGTAAAACTTCATATGACACCAATGTTTGCCTTGTAGCACCTATTTATGAAACACTAGGGAATCTTAAATTAGGCCTGGGTAAGGCCAATAATGTCATAGATATGCCAACGTTGAccatttctcaattatgcttttagatacaaatgtcaaaaACATGTCAACAATCCTTTCTCCAAATCCCTCTTCTATGGATTACATTGTGAAAATCATGATTTCTTTTGTCTGGGTTTCATGAGGAATCACTCAAAGGACACTAGAATTACAACATCACTTCTATAGTAAATTGCCGAGACATCAATACTTTCTTTATCCATGATTTTCCACCTAGGTGCTCAAAGCACTTGACATAGTAAGGtggaaactcacctcatccaccacctATGTGTTGCAGGCAAACACTGCCAGAGCGCTAACCACACATCAGCTATCATGGTGGAGGGGTAAGCCGTAGAGCAGATACATGTCCTCACCTGGTAGTGCAGGGATGATCCTGTCTTTCTTATCGATGTCACCTGCCTCAATGGGGAACATCTCCTTCAGGGATTTCTATAACCAAGACGCATTATCAACTGACTGCAGATCAGTGGGGGTAGTAGGAAGGCAGGCATTCAAAAGCATTTACACAGCTGTCCATCTTTCCTACTTTTTGCTTTCAGGTTATTAAGTTGTGTGAGGCAGCTACTCACATGAAAGGTGTAGATCTCCGGATACCCTCTATAGATCAACTTCTCAGAGAGGTCATTCCATTTCACCATCAGCATGTAGACCTTCAGAGAAAGTAGACAAAAACATAAGTGAAGAACTCCAATCAAATGCTCATCAGAAATGGCTTTTGCTGAATGAAAAATGTCATCAAAGCAATTTGATGTTAACAAATATACCTGGTCATTACATATTTTTAAGCATTTCTCTTTTGAGAatctccattgagcatgttttttttgtctatgaccaggcttaatctgtgtctgggaaacaaCCACAAGTACTGCATGAACCTCCACTGAACCATTGTGTATTTTGGTCAACAATGGTAGTCTCAAACTCACATAGTGCTGGCTGGGGAAGAAGCGTTTCTCAAAGCCCAGCAACTCCACGTGCCTGACATAGATTTCCTCCATTGTGAGATGCAGAAGAGTGATAATCAAGAGTGCTGGGTGAAAAGGGAAGATGGCTTTATAGCAACAGAGTGAGCTCAGAAAGCTACCACCCCCTGTAGGAGGTCGTCCCTCAACAGATACCTCACGTAGCTATCACTCTGGTCTTTTACTGAGAAACGGTAATAACTTTGATTGCATAGATCCTATTTATTGCCATCATCCATGAGTTCATTAGGTCAATTCATAATTTCAGTATTTTTTTTCTCTGTGTCATTTGTGAGATTTCAGAGTTCATTCAAGGccatctgaaatatattttatttaagttATAAAGCTGTTATAGTCAAGAATACAGTGCATTTCACAACAGCTTTTTATTGATTTATCTCACAGAGATAACAAATGTGGATTCAAAGAAATAAACAGATCAGATCTCTGAAGATATTGTTGCTGTTATAGATCTACTCAGTAGAAATTAAGTTATATGCCTCACTTATTGGGGTAATGTACATACATTTAACACTAACAATGATTTTCATGATATAGAAACATGGTAAGTGTATACAAAGGGGTGACTGACTCTTGGAGCTAAAGAAATATATGTGCTTCTGATCAATGTTAAAATGACATTCAATCTAAAAATAACAGTTAATACATCATCCATAGATCGTAGTTGACTTCGCCATAGGAGAGGCTAGGGGGGAATCCAATTCAGATCATTGAACCAAATGCAGAGGAAGATATAACAAGGATGAATGAATCAGAGGGTCATAGTAGCACATACTTTACTTTTATTTTCCTCAGTGTTTTTCACAGCAACCTTGCTGCCACACAAATGTTGGGTTTCACCGGGACTTTTGCAACGCTGAACGTCAGCAAGGTTTGTGACTTCAAAAAGTTTCAGAATTTGGTAAAAAGGAACAAAAAACGGTTTAGAAACCCGAACAAATTCATATTGGCTGTGTGTGCTTCCTCTTTCCAATAATAGTTTTATTGTTCAGTTAATGATAGCCTAGGCTGGATTCTGTAGAGATTAACCGTAAACAAAAACGGTTTACACAGGATGCAGCAGAATGTTTGGGGAGGTAACTTCAAAAGAAACACACAAAAACAGCatgttttactgtccttgtggggacctaaaattgatttccattcaaaatcctatttttcccTAACCCCATAACACTAACTGTAAACCTAagtttaaaatagcctttgtcctagtggggatgtgggaaatgtccccacaagGGAAAATGTCCCTTGTTTTTACTATCCTTTCAGGGACTTTTGGGGATTTACGGTACCCACGAggacaacaacaaaataacaatgaGGAGTACTAGCTGGTGAACCAAAATGGATGAAGAAAAAAATTAAAACCATCACGCAACCTCATTCCTTTTTGCATTCCTGTGATGACCACGTTGTAAAGTAAATTGCCAAGCCATCCTCAACCCCTATGACCCATGGGTTACCTGTGACACATAACCACTATGAATTAGTCACCAGCAGTCCACAACGCACAAAAGACAAACCAAACAGCTTTGTTTGGTGTAAAGTATGACATGATTGCACATTAAAAACAATACACTTTAAATGAATAAAGCAAAATCAAGATCTAAAGCAGTTTAACCAGATCAAGAAAAGTGGaggaaaaaaaattaaattattGTGAGCTCCTATTAACTTTGAATAAACAAAGCATCTCAAACATTGTAAAAAACAAACCATCTCAAAACCGAAATGTAAGCATAATTCTGACAACAGTTGTActaggccagggatgggcaactgctAGTCCGCGTAGTAGAATGAATAgacacacaaggtgcaattttgaaatgtggttatgcatcagcagtttctctcttgttatgccaatcactgacagtcactcaattagcccatgtcaggggggaaaaaaatctggATTGGTAAATTAGTCCAGCCAGCAATCTAAACGTGTAGTAATCATGTCCAAATTATCTACCGAAGTGGTcctattgattttgttagtcacgcTCACTCAAATAtcatagatttttttatttcgAAAATTGCAAAATCATCTATACACCCCATCGCAtaatgtgtacaattgcaggaaattaactctgAAAAAGTATCTCCCACGGTCAATGGGGGTAAAATATTTTTCCTCACAAAAGGCTAGGGTCGGCAGACCCGCAGTAGCCGGCAGTCCCGCGAGCCACTGGCCCCttatgagttcagattttttgtgacccccatcaaagttgcccatctggggtacgcgcaatgccgccGGGGGTTCGCCAAAAACAAATGTGATTCACAAATTAaaaaatcttcacattttcaaacagtccatttatattttccaacggagctatacatttgggtgagttttttccccctcgcctgagtagcctcgtttcactgctaaaaatacaattaaaccatctagtgttaagcgaaataacacaatgtcaaatacaggtagcctagtcaaataattgacatccaatcacattaaccgttactctctcgcgggaattccactaatggtccgtatgtagccaaacgtagctgctgctcattccgtttgctcgaaaatggatAAACAATTAAAAAAGACCCGCGTCCATaaagacacataccagctctactggtagtactgctgcTACTTAATTCTTAATTCTCCCTCAAAAAATCTtctggcttatttttcaaattggcatgtttgtttctaaatgtctgctactaccagcagcactacacctgTCGATGACACACGTTGTTCTGCtaccacgagcacatccaatgctagcatcagtaattccacatttgttgttagtccagctagcatggacactgagtTGTGAATCtaatgcagccgaagagctactgccccttACCGGGGAAAGcactgaacaacagacagggacgttggaccatcgaagaggtgcaaatatgatgataactacattgatttggggttcacttatatttgGAGTAGTGCCCTTTCCTCAgccagtgtgttatatgtgcagaagtactatctcacaactcgatgaaaccttcactcttgcgcagacatttagaaacaaaacatgccaatttgaaaaataaaccacaggaatttgtggagcgagaattaagacgactttcaaGTAGTaatacatgtataaaagcaacagataccattaataagaaggggctgaTATGGTGAACTACccagtggctaggacaggcaagccccatactattgtggaggacttaattattcctgctgggacaatgctgggggaaaaggccaataAAACTGTACAGACAaagccttcatcaaacaacactgtttcacaacgcatcaatgacatggcaggagatgtttttaAACAactactgcttcgcatacaagccagtgaattttATGTTACAGCTGGAtaagtcaacagacgtggcgggcctggcacagctcctggtatttgtcaattaaggaagacatcctcttctgcaaaccactggaaaccaggacaacaggagattatatttttaaagtactggacagctttgtgacatcaaatggactttggtggttgtcttgttttgtacgctttgtacaaatactaaaacgcagaactacaggatgtttcttaacataactattaactagctacaaccgcatgttcgcctatctccaaccacgatcaactgacgatgccctaaccgtctgggtggtcttaaccaatcactgaacagtaggatacggcggtaaaatgcatccaattataattcagtatgtattcacatatgaatattacagtggtcaagatgtgttggtatctgtactgatggcgcaaaagccatgacagggagacatagtggagtggtaacgctgggtacactgcagcatccaccgagaggctcttgctgccaaaggaatgcctgac
It encodes:
- the ncf1 gene encoding neutrophil cytosol factor 1, giving the protein MEEIYVRHVELLGFEKRFFPSQHYVYMLMVKWNDLSEKLIYRGYPEIYTFHKSLKEMFPIEAGDIDKKDRIIPALPAPKWLDNQKSTETRQSTLAEYCGSLINLPPKISRSQLVRSLFKVRPEDENPPAQHPLKRNETFVVSNDKTRDNTSEISGPIILESYRVIADYSHTSKYEVTLHIGDLVEIVEKSPNGWWFCQCDTKRGWVPASYLEPLDGPEESEEADPNYAGELYITTKAYKAAQDDELTLETGETIEVIHKLLDGWWVVRKGEETGHFPSMFLYRTGEKKEMASEEHVMRRQTPPPRRSTIRNAQSIHSKGRQRISQDTYRRNSRRFLQQKGSRPNQPRKTSKASTQSPLQDWNNRDNIPKTAGSSPGGELKGAPIIPPRPSPELIMERCTENTRKKVSVRKSS